From the genome of bacterium, one region includes:
- a CDS encoding sigma-70 family RNA polymerase sigma factor: MQDSGFSRFSQGGRFQLTDKPVSARDRDKEKEKDLKEAPPGQPASVPVITREGYLNISKLLDALYKERGNNGKRVEEAIAVLDSPAYRAVARSRNKTLYGYDGALRHFSKDEVNKAENLRLDDSVKMYLRAIGQVPLLIPEEEIYFARRYREGDLSAKERLIDSNLRLVVSIAKKFLNRGMSFLDLIQEGNLGLIRAVEKFDLDRGFKLSTYATWWIRQAISRALADQGELIRKPVHMVETITKLSKASKELQQTKGREPTSKEIAERMDVTEEKVRDILKVAQKPISLEKPIGNDKDSLFQDFQENKNIIAPEVETMYELTKAKIDKILKTLGEREEKVIRLRYGLDDGHPRTLEEVGREFNVTRERIRQIEVKALKKLKHPTRKRQFIGLLEFCDRTRP; encoded by the coding sequence ATGCAGGATTCCGGATTTTCCCGATTTTCACAAGGAGGTCGCTTTCAGTTGACCGATAAGCCAGTTTCAGCAAGGGATAGAGATAAGGAAAAGGAAAAGGACTTGAAAGAGGCTCCGCCGGGGCAGCCCGCGTCGGTGCCTGTAATCACGCGCGAAGGCTATCTGAACATCTCCAAACTTCTGGATGCGCTTTATAAGGAGAGGGGGAATAACGGCAAGCGCGTCGAGGAGGCGATCGCGGTGCTGGACTCGCCCGCGTACCGCGCCGTCGCCCGCAGCCGCAACAAGACCCTCTACGGCTACGACGGCGCCCTCCGCCACTTTTCCAAGGACGAGGTTAACAAGGCCGAGAACCTCCGCCTCGACGACTCCGTCAAGATGTACCTGCGCGCCATCGGCCAGGTGCCCCTGCTCATCCCCGAGGAGGAAATCTATTTCGCCCGCCGCTACCGCGAAGGCGACCTTTCCGCCAAGGAGCGCCTTATAGACTCCAACCTGCGCCTGGTCGTCTCCATCGCCAAGAAGTTCCTCAACCGCGGCATGTCCTTCCTCGACCTCATCCAGGAGGGCAACCTGGGCCTCATCCGCGCCGTCGAGAAGTTCGACCTCGACCGCGGCTTCAAGCTTTCGACTTACGCCACGTGGTGGATCCGCCAGGCGATCTCCCGCGCCTTGGCCGACCAGGGCGAGCTCATCCGCAAGCCCGTCCACATGGTCGAGACCATCACGAAGCTGTCCAAGGCGTCCAAGGAGCTGCAGCAGACCAAGGGCCGCGAGCCGACCAGCAAGGAAATCGCCGAGCGCATGGACGTGACCGAGGAGAAGGTGCGCGACATCCTCAAGGTCGCGCAGAAGCCCATTTCGCTGGAAAAGCCCATCGGCAACGACAAGGATTCGCTGTTCCAGGATTTCCAGGAAAACAAGAACATCATCGCCCCCGAAGTGGAGACGATGTACGAGCTCACCAAGGCCAAGATCGACAAGATCCTGAAGACCCTCGGCGAGCGCGAGGAGAAGGTCATCCGCCTGCGCTACGGGCTGGACGACGGCCACCCGCGCACCCTGGAGGAAGTGGGCCGGGAGTTCAACGTCACCCGCGAGCGCATCCGGCAAATCGAAGTGAAAGCGCTCAAGAAGCTCAAGCATCCGACGCGCAAGCGCCAGTTCATCGGGCTGCTCGAATTCTGCGATCGAACGAGGCCGTAA
- a CDS encoding bifunctional 3,4-dihydroxy-2-butanone-4-phosphate synthase/GTP cyclohydrolase II, translated as MEIDRIERVEKALEELRSGRFIILVDDADRENEGDLAMAAQFVTPEAINFLEQHARGLIVVPMTSERLAALDLPLMVDKPTERHGTAFTVSVDAKSGTTTGISARDRARTIQVLMDPASKPDDLLRPGHTFPLRADPAGVLRRVGQTEGIIDLTKLAGLTPGGVLCEIKNKDGSMARMKDLESFAREHGFLIVQVADIVHYRLQKENWVQNVASADLPTKYGHFRIVAFATKDGAEEHVALTMGDILPEEPVLVRMHSKCLTGDTLGSLRCDCNDQLVFSMKAIADAGKGVLVYLNQEGRGIGLANKIKAYALQDEGYDTQEANVKLGFPPDKRDYGVGAQILRMLGVRKIRLITNNPLKMIGLEGYGLEIVERVPVPLEVVCNDENRRYLSTKKERMGHLLEESMEVAQGGNAQ; from the coding sequence ATGGAAATCGATCGAATCGAGCGGGTGGAAAAGGCTCTCGAAGAGCTTCGTTCCGGCCGCTTCATAATACTTGTCGACGACGCCGACCGTGAAAACGAGGGAGACCTCGCAATGGCGGCGCAATTTGTCACGCCGGAGGCCATCAACTTTCTGGAGCAGCACGCAAGGGGGCTTATCGTCGTCCCCATGACTTCGGAGCGGCTTGCCGCGCTCGATCTGCCGCTAATGGTGGACAAACCCACGGAAAGACATGGCACCGCGTTCACGGTGTCCGTGGACGCCAAATCCGGCACTACAACAGGAATCAGCGCCAGAGACAGAGCGAGAACGATTCAGGTGCTGATGGATCCGGCATCCAAGCCCGACGACCTTTTGAGGCCTGGCCATACTTTTCCGCTGCGGGCGGATCCCGCCGGCGTGTTGCGGAGGGTGGGGCAAACCGAAGGAATAATCGACCTGACCAAGCTTGCGGGGCTCACTCCGGGCGGAGTCCTTTGCGAAATCAAAAACAAAGACGGCAGCATGGCGCGGATGAAGGACTTGGAGTCGTTTGCCCGGGAGCACGGATTTTTAATCGTTCAAGTCGCCGATATCGTCCATTACCGGCTGCAGAAAGAAAACTGGGTTCAAAACGTCGCCTCGGCGGATTTGCCGACGAAGTACGGCCATTTCAGGATTGTCGCGTTCGCGACCAAAGACGGGGCGGAAGAACACGTCGCTTTGACGATGGGGGATATTCTGCCCGAAGAGCCCGTACTTGTGAGAATGCACAGCAAATGTCTCACCGGAGATACGCTTGGCAGCCTTCGTTGTGATTGCAACGATCAGCTTGTGTTCTCGATGAAAGCCATTGCGGATGCCGGCAAGGGTGTTCTCGTCTATCTAAATCAAGAAGGGCGCGGTATCGGGCTGGCGAACAAAATCAAGGCATACGCTTTGCAGGACGAGGGTTACGATACGCAGGAAGCAAACGTTAAACTTGGTTTCCCGCCCGACAAGCGGGATTACGGAGTTGGTGCTCAAATTCTGCGGATGCTCGGCGTTCGGAAAATTCGCCTGATAACGAACAATCCCTTAAAAATGATCGGTTTGGAAGGTTACGGTTTGGAAATCGTCGAGCGGGTGCCTGTTCCTCTGGAGGTTGTTTGCAACGACGAAAACAGAAGGTACTTGAGCACGAAGAAGGAGAGAATGGGACATTTGCTTGAAGAAAGCATGGAGGTCGCGCAGGGCGGGAATGCACAATAA
- a CDS encoding riboflavin synthase, producing MFTGLIQAVGVVKSAVSSGSGIRLAINPLSGTDFGFAAKAGDSVAIDGVCLTAEKNCDDALEFFVTGKTAIATTLGSLKSGDKVNVEPALKSGDSIGGHFVAGHVDSMGKVRTVRPPIGQDGWLEIAVERDSKPYLVSKGSIAVDGISLTLQEIDSDAFGCVLVPETWKRTKLPWVECGDIVNLEFDLIVKAVVRSVSGIIGSDSKLSFEQLSLWGY from the coding sequence GTGTTCACTGGGCTGATTCAGGCGGTCGGCGTCGTCAAAAGCGCCGTTTCAAGCGGGTCCGGTATCCGGCTTGCGATAAATCCCTTATCGGGTACGGATTTTGGATTTGCAGCCAAAGCCGGGGATTCTGTCGCGATTGATGGAGTTTGCCTTACGGCGGAGAAAAATTGCGACGATGCTCTTGAATTCTTCGTAACCGGCAAAACCGCAATTGCGACAACGCTCGGCAGCCTGAAATCCGGGGACAAGGTGAATGTCGAACCTGCTTTGAAAAGCGGCGATTCCATCGGCGGCCATTTTGTGGCCGGGCACGTTGATTCCATGGGAAAAGTGCGCACTGTTCGACCGCCTATTGGGCAGGACGGCTGGCTGGAGATCGCCGTCGAAAGGGATTCCAAGCCGTATTTGGTTTCCAAGGGCTCTATCGCGGTGGACGGAATCAGTCTTACGTTGCAGGAAATCGATTCGGACGCATTTGGATGCGTTTTGGTGCCCGAAACCTGGAAAAGGACGAAGCTTCCTTGGGTTGAATGCGGGGACATTGTGAATCTTGAGTTCGACTTAATCGTCAAAGCAGTGGTCAGGTCGGTCTCGGGTATCATCGGGAGCGACTCGAAGCTTTCTTTCGAGCAGCTTTCCTTATGGGGTTATTGA
- a CDS encoding DMT family transporter, giving the protein MLTFSGLTLRAYIPLMTLQLFLVSGTYLFAKLGTAEIPVIPFALLRFCLSGLVLWLFCLATGRIRRIERRDWAMLALLSILLIPINQGFFLFGQNLSRTTHGALIYSLAPIFVALFAGIYLKETVPAYRWAGILLSVVGASVVISGQGISWANDSFRGDVLILVAMLSWVAFTVAGKEFVTKYGAFFSMTAIQLVGLAMVLPLFPLAYRQYSASVPVSPIGWISLLYVSLGTSVLSYALWYWALARVETAKLGVLMSLQPMVAAVYSYAAFGAEEITLPFVVGGVLAIFGVWMAHSNMVRRPPDRSVSDKI; this is encoded by the coding sequence ATGTTAACATTCTCCGGCTTGACGTTGCGCGCTTACATTCCGCTGATGACTCTTCAGCTGTTCCTGGTCAGCGGGACATACCTTTTTGCCAAGCTCGGCACGGCTGAAATTCCCGTAATCCCGTTTGCATTGCTCCGGTTTTGCTTGAGCGGTTTGGTTCTGTGGCTGTTTTGCCTGGCCACCGGCAGAATCCGCCGGATAGAGCGGCGGGACTGGGCAATGCTTGCGCTTTTGTCCATCCTGCTGATTCCCATCAACCAGGGGTTCTTTCTTTTCGGACAGAACCTGTCCAGGACTACGCACGGCGCGTTAATCTACTCCCTTGCGCCTATTTTCGTGGCCTTATTCGCGGGTATTTACCTCAAAGAAACGGTACCGGCCTACAGATGGGCGGGAATCCTTTTGTCGGTGGTCGGCGCCTCCGTTGTGATTTCGGGACAAGGGATCTCTTGGGCAAACGACAGCTTCCGGGGAGACGTGCTCATACTCGTCGCAATGCTAAGCTGGGTGGCATTCACCGTCGCCGGCAAGGAATTCGTTACGAAATACGGCGCCTTTTTCAGCATGACGGCTATTCAGCTGGTTGGATTGGCGATGGTGCTTCCGCTCTTTCCCCTGGCGTACCGCCAGTATTCGGCAAGTGTGCCCGTTTCGCCGATCGGATGGATATCTCTGCTTTACGTTTCGCTTGGAACGTCGGTTCTATCTTATGCCCTGTGGTACTGGGCGCTCGCGCGGGTTGAGACTGCAAAACTGGGAGTGCTGATGAGCCTTCAGCCGATGGTTGCCGCTGTTTACAGCTATGCCGCATTCGGCGCGGAGGAAATCACACTTCCTTTTGTCGTCGGAGGGGTGCTGGCGATATTTGGCGTATGGATGGCGCATTCCAACATGGTTCGGCGGCCGCCGGATCGAAGCGTGAGTGATAAAATCTAA
- a CDS encoding response regulator transcription factor produces the protein MSKELETLEALEAVVELLAKREQELAELQQVVERLKAENIELMQGKAASGQPAQAQSAQPAAEQPVARQTPPQPAHSEPAAAVARPAAPVGVKTVMIADSNRLFRINLKSILDSNGFALVGEAATPIEILPRAKETNPDIMILDYGMSGLDFKTTIAALRQVLPSCKIVVLSNSMGRDEIYETIKAGASDFVMKPIHHIRFVSVLKGLYTSKKN, from the coding sequence ATGAGCAAGGAATTGGAAACACTTGAAGCGCTGGAAGCCGTTGTCGAACTGCTGGCCAAGCGCGAACAGGAGCTGGCCGAGCTTCAGCAAGTTGTCGAACGTCTCAAAGCGGAAAACATCGAGTTGATGCAGGGAAAGGCCGCGTCGGGTCAGCCGGCACAGGCTCAATCCGCGCAGCCTGCGGCGGAGCAGCCCGTCGCGCGCCAAACGCCGCCGCAACCGGCGCATTCCGAGCCCGCAGCCGCGGTCGCCCGTCCAGCGGCTCCTGTTGGAGTCAAAACAGTGATGATTGCGGACTCCAACCGGCTGTTCAGGATCAACCTCAAGAGCATCCTCGACTCGAACGGCTTCGCGCTGGTCGGCGAAGCCGCGACTCCGATAGAGATACTTCCGCGGGCGAAGGAAACAAATCCGGACATCATGATATTGGACTACGGAATGTCGGGGCTGGATTTCAAAACGACGATAGCGGCGCTTCGCCAGGTGCTTCCGTCCTGCAAGATCGTCGTCCTGTCCAACAGCATGGGACGCGACGAGATTTACGAAACGATCAAGGCAGGCGCAAGCGATTTTGTGATGAAGCCGATCCACCATATCAGATTCGTCAGCGTTTTGAAGGGGCTTTACACATCCAAAAAAAACTAG